A DNA window from Daucus carota subsp. sativus chromosome 3, DH1 v3.0, whole genome shotgun sequence contains the following coding sequences:
- the LOC108211674 gene encoding UPF0426 protein At1g28150, chloroplastic isoform X2, with the protein MMMTSTTASVAPFSPPILTKVCRYKEAAVYGKLGSRSRRVVSVKASSCNSSDEPILREALKEPVAFLGGLFAGLLRLDLNEDPLKEWISRTVEASGLTAEEVEAKDDEQDNVPEEIEIE; encoded by the exons atgatgatGACCTCGACGACGGCTTCAGTGGCTCCATTTTCTCCTCCAATTTTAACCAAAGTG TGCAGATATAAAGAAGCTGCTGTGTATGGAAAGCTTGGAAGCAGAAGCAGAAGAGTTGTTAGTGTTAAAGCTTCTTCCTGCAATTCTTCCGATGAGCCCATTCTTAGAGAAGCTCTTAAG GAGCCTGTTGCATTCTTGGGAGGTTTGTTTGCAGGCCTTCTAAGGCTTGATTTGAATGAAGATCCTCTCAAAGAATGGATCAGTAGGACTGTCGAAGCCTCTGGGTTAACTGCTGAAGAAGTTGAGGCTAAAGATGATGAACAAGACAATGTTCCAGAAGAGATTGAGATAGAATGA
- the LOC108192262 gene encoding chalcone synthase 9, which produces MGTVTPPNCFDQSTYPDFYFRITKSEDQTQLKAKFKRMCDKSMINTRYMHLTEEFLKENPNICEHMAPSLDARQHVMVEEVPKLGKEAATLAIKEWGQPQSKITHLIFCTTGGVDLPGADYRLSKLMGFSPSVKRFMMYQQGCFAGGMVLRLAKDLAENNKNARVLIVCSELTVHTFRGPSHTYLDNLVGQAIFGDGAAAVIVGSDPVVGVEKPLFEIVSAAQTIIPDSDDAVCGHLREVGLTFHLRKNVPILISKNITSSLVEAFKPLGITDWNSIFWIAHPGGRSILDHVENELGLTPDKLKCTRKILWDYGNISSAGVMFVLDEMRKASAKDGKTTTGEGLDWGVLFGFGPGLTVETVVLHSVPTYFIVCLQCNITTSVI; this is translated from the exons GTGACAAATCGATGATCAATACCCGTTACATGCACTTGACTGAAGAATTTCTCAAGGAAAATCCAAATATCTGCGAGCACATGGCGCCATCCCTCGACGCTAGGCAACACGTGATGGTGGAGGAAGTGCCGAAACTAGGTAAAGAAGCAGCTACACTGGCCATAAAAGAATGGGGACAGCCACAGTCCAAAATCACCCACCTCATCTTCTGCACCACGGGCGGTGTCGATTTGCCAGGCGCAGACTACCGCCTTAGCAAACTCATGGGGTTCAGTCCCTCCGTCAAGCGCTTCATGATGTACCAGCAAGGCTGCTTTGCAGGCGGCATGGTTCTTCGTCTGGCAAAAGACCTGGCTGAGAACAACAAAAATGCTcgtgtgcttattgtgtgctcCGAGCTCACGGTCCATACATTTCGGGGGCCTAGCCATACTTATCTCGATAATCTGGTTGGCCAG GCCATTTTTGGCGATGGGGCTGCTGCGGTCATAGTGGGCTCGGACCCCGTGGTTGGAGTCGAGAAACCATTGTTTGAGATTGTTTCTGCAGCCCAAACGATCATCCCCGATAGCGATGATGCAGTCTGCGGTCATCTTCGTGAGGTGGGGCTTACCTTTCACCTCCGCAAAAATGTTCCTATTTTAATTTCGAAGAATATTACGAGCAGCCTAGTTGAGGCATTCAAGCCCTTGGGCATAACTGACTGGAACTCGATATTTTGGATTGCGCATCCTGGCGGCCGAAGTATACTAGATCATGTCGAAAATGAGTTAGGCTTGACGCCTGATAAACTGAAGTGTACGAGAAAGATTCTTTGGGACTACGGGAACATTTCAAGTGCTGGTGTTATGTTCGTGTTGGATGAAATGAGGAAGGCTTCAGCTAAGGATGGAAAGACTACTACTGGAGAAGGACTTGACTGGGGTGTTCTGTTTGGTTTTGGGCCTGGTCTCACTGTTGAGACTGTTGTTCTTCATAGTGTTCCTACATATTTTATTGTGTGTTTACAATGTAACATCACGACATCAGTCATCTGA
- the LOC108211674 gene encoding UPF0426 protein At1g28150, chloroplastic isoform X1, translating to MMMTSTTASVAPFSPPILTKVCRYKEAAVYGKLGSRSRRVVSVKASSCNSSDEPILREALKQEPVAFLGGLFAGLLRLDLNEDPLKEWISRTVEASGLTAEEVEAKDDEQDNVPEEIEIE from the exons atgatgatGACCTCGACGACGGCTTCAGTGGCTCCATTTTCTCCTCCAATTTTAACCAAAGTG TGCAGATATAAAGAAGCTGCTGTGTATGGAAAGCTTGGAAGCAGAAGCAGAAGAGTTGTTAGTGTTAAAGCTTCTTCCTGCAATTCTTCCGATGAGCCCATTCTTAGAGAAGCTCTTAAG CAGGAGCCTGTTGCATTCTTGGGAGGTTTGTTTGCAGGCCTTCTAAGGCTTGATTTGAATGAAGATCCTCTCAAAGAATGGATCAGTAGGACTGTCGAAGCCTCTGGGTTAACTGCTGAAGAAGTTGAGGCTAAAGATGATGAACAAGACAATGTTCCAGAAGAGATTGAGATAGAATGA